In Streptomyces caniferus, one DNA window encodes the following:
- a CDS encoding discoidin domain-containing protein has translation MAAVQTRSADTLLSYRVDTDPDPLTVSTPTSAPPSTLIFTVTAETADVACNSITFRIPIGAGENDLAELSGPDGVDAVPVGEGASNWSAPTKTLENNGAVLAVQLKPKMAPITLPKGKQITLRVAGFTVNRVEGEVRIGLTEVTTSGTKPITLDPVFKLPPGFYLRNLTPTPLLVENGATVDLTWQSGGGDNRTKYTMFWDRESETVSGESWTSPPLHQTTGFMLQALVTTSGGKPLTHTLTTTVTVAPQDLTTRDLTVNCTLDIGNGPGTATTNLGFSTSTGENGTRHLPSAMTDGDPNTYWWSADQPKANDWVRVDLGSERDITRVRFLFGIETGQYRLPACDLEYSTDGNAWSKYTSIPNGQETYEGTTSRKARYLRLKMTAEQTWRIAIRSFDIATLPRGAVITPSRADFNTPVTIVGDLVVKGKVRFEDDVTVAKEHSLTTGDITVHSDHTLKANWINATDGTKSITVRDNVAVDTDKTLTAGGGLTVTRGYGLRTAQIGGLQENEAVTIKSPLTAEKEFEVRGNLLAKGHATITEPTKVLRVRELRGPVKQSGETQDPPIDFSNGTIKVGKIDGLISGKIENKGTWSAPYVNYKVKADGIFVGENDSGRKVYVTLKDAGGNEVIKVKLEAWEEISLPVKGGWTVYRDVEGGVSANFKVRLFTFGQ, from the coding sequence ATGGCCGCCGTGCAGACCCGCTCCGCCGACACCCTGCTGAGCTACCGGGTGGACACCGATCCCGATCCACTGACTGTGTCCACACCGACCTCGGCTCCCCCCAGCACACTGATCTTCACCGTGACCGCCGAGACGGCGGACGTCGCCTGCAACAGCATCACCTTCCGGATCCCCATCGGGGCCGGGGAGAACGACCTGGCGGAGCTGAGCGGCCCCGATGGCGTCGACGCCGTGCCCGTGGGCGAGGGCGCGTCGAACTGGTCCGCCCCCACGAAGACGCTGGAGAACAACGGCGCTGTATTGGCCGTACAGTTGAAGCCCAAGATGGCGCCTATCACCCTTCCCAAGGGGAAGCAGATCACGCTGCGGGTCGCCGGCTTCACCGTGAACCGGGTGGAGGGCGAGGTCCGGATCGGGCTCACCGAGGTAACTACGTCCGGGACCAAACCCATCACCCTCGACCCGGTGTTCAAGCTTCCGCCTGGCTTCTACCTGCGTAACCTGACGCCTACCCCGCTCCTGGTCGAAAACGGCGCGACCGTCGACCTGACCTGGCAGTCGGGCGGCGGCGACAACCGCACGAAATACACCATGTTCTGGGACCGTGAGAGCGAGACCGTCAGCGGAGAGAGCTGGACCTCGCCACCGCTTCACCAGACCACCGGTTTTATGCTGCAAGCCCTGGTCACGACCAGTGGCGGCAAGCCGCTGACCCATACCCTGACCACCACCGTCACGGTGGCCCCCCAGGACCTCACCACCCGCGACCTGACGGTCAACTGCACCCTCGACATTGGCAACGGCCCCGGTACCGCCACCACCAACCTCGGTTTCAGCACAAGCACCGGCGAGAACGGTACCCGGCACCTCCCATCCGCCATGACCGACGGCGACCCGAACACCTACTGGTGGAGCGCGGACCAGCCAAAGGCGAACGACTGGGTGCGGGTCGACCTCGGCAGCGAACGCGACATCACCCGGGTCCGCTTCCTCTTCGGCATCGAAACCGGGCAGTACAGGCTCCCGGCTTGTGACCTGGAGTATTCGACGGACGGCAACGCCTGGAGCAAATACACCAGCATCCCCAACGGGCAGGAGACGTACGAGGGCACCACCAGCCGTAAGGCCCGCTACCTGCGCCTGAAAATGACCGCCGAGCAAACCTGGCGCATCGCGATCCGGTCCTTCGACATCGCCACTCTCCCGCGCGGAGCCGTCATCACCCCCAGCCGTGCGGATTTCAATACCCCCGTAACGATCGTCGGCGACCTCGTTGTCAAAGGAAAGGTGAGATTTGAGGATGACGTCACAGTGGCGAAGGAACATAGCCTCACAACTGGTGACATCACCGTCCACTCTGACCACACCCTGAAGGCGAACTGGATCAACGCTACCGATGGTACGAAGTCCATCACGGTCCGCGATAACGTCGCCGTCGACACAGACAAGACGCTTACCGCTGGCGGCGGCCTGACCGTGACCAGAGGGTATGGCCTCCGAACCGCACAGATCGGGGGACTCCAAGAGAACGAGGCTGTGACGATCAAGAGCCCTCTTACTGCCGAGAAGGAATTCGAAGTTCGTGGGAACCTCTTGGCGAAGGGGCATGCCACGATCACGGAGCCGACCAAGGTGCTGAGGGTCAGAGAACTGCGGGGCCCGGTGAAGCAGTCTGGTGAGACTCAAGACCCTCCCATCGACTTCTCGAACGGCACGATCAAGGTAGGAAAGATTGACGGGTTGATCTCGGGCAAGATTGAGAACAAGGGCACATGGTCAGCCCCCTATGTCAATTACAAGGTAAAGGCCGACGGGATTTTCGTGGGCGAGAACGATTCCGGGCGGAAAGTCTACGTCACACTGAAGGACGCAGGCGGTAATGAAGTTATCAAAGTGAAACTCGAGGCATGGGAAGAGATTTCTCTTCCAGTTAAGGGGGGGTGGACGGTATACCGCGATGTTGAAGGCGGGGTATCCGCCAACTTCAAAGTGAGGCTGTTCACCTTCGGCCAGTGA